In the genome of Bacillota bacterium, one region contains:
- the fusA gene encoding elongation factor G: MARRFPIERTRNIGIMAHIDAGKTTTTERILFYTGKVHRIGEVDDGAATMDWMVQEQERGITITSAATTCYWCDYRINIIDTPGHVDFTVEVERSLRVLDGAVAVFCSVGGVEPQSETVWRQADKYGVPRIAYINKMDRTGADFFRSLHMIKDRLGGNPVAVQIPIGVEDAFHGVIDLIREKALIYLDDLGTVREETAIPADMRETVAMYREKLIEAVAEADEDLMMKYLEEQTLTVEEIIRGLRKATLAVKVIPVLCGSSYRNKGVQPLLDAIVDFLPAPTDIPAVSGVDPETGREDRRHARDDAPFSALAFKIMADPYVGKLTFFRVYSGVVKSGSYIYNSTKRKRERVGRLLQMHANHREEIAEVYAGDIAGAVGLKFTTTGDTLCDEGNPIVLEAMEFPEPVISVAIEPKTKVDQDKMGQALARLAEEDPTFRVHVDPETGQTLISGMGELHLEIIVDRLLREFKVGANVGKPQVAYRETITIRAKATGKFIRQSGGRGQYGHVVIEIEPRKPGEGFIFLNKIVGGTVPKEYIPAVEAGVREALESGVLAGYPVIDVGVTLLDGSYHEVDSSEMAFKIAGSMASREALTRAASVLLEPMMKIEVIASEEYTGDVIGDLNSRRAHIEDIEVRGSGRVIRAYVPLAEMFGYATSLRSQTQGRGTYTMQFDHYSEVPRNITEKIIQKYRM, translated from the coding sequence ATGGCGCGCCGGTTTCCGATCGAAAGAACGAGAAACATTGGAATAATGGCACACATTGACGCCGGAAAAACCACGACCACCGAGCGTATTCTGTTCTACACCGGTAAAGTTCACCGGATCGGCGAGGTAGATGATGGCGCCGCGACGATGGACTGGATGGTGCAGGAACAGGAGCGTGGGATAACCATTACCTCAGCGGCCACTACCTGTTACTGGTGCGATTACCGTATTAATATTATCGACACGCCAGGCCACGTGGATTTCACGGTCGAGGTAGAGCGGTCGTTACGCGTACTTGATGGAGCAGTAGCCGTTTTTTGCTCTGTCGGAGGCGTGGAGCCACAAAGTGAAACAGTCTGGCGACAGGCGGATAAGTACGGCGTACCCCGAATCGCCTATATAAACAAGATGGATCGTACGGGAGCGGACTTCTTTCGGAGCCTGCACATGATTAAGGACCGTTTGGGTGGGAACCCGGTAGCAGTCCAGATTCCCATAGGAGTTGAGGACGCCTTTCACGGCGTGATCGATCTAATAAGGGAAAAGGCCCTCATTTATCTCGACGATCTGGGTACGGTGCGGGAGGAAACCGCAATTCCTGCCGATATGCGGGAGACGGTCGCCATGTACCGTGAAAAGTTGATTGAGGCTGTGGCCGAGGCCGACGAGGATTTAATGATGAAGTACCTGGAGGAACAGACCCTTACCGTGGAAGAAATTATACGGGGTTTGCGCAAAGCAACTTTAGCCGTAAAGGTTATCCCGGTGCTTTGCGGTTCTTCATACCGTAATAAGGGTGTTCAACCCCTGCTTGATGCGATCGTTGATTTCCTGCCTGCTCCCACCGATATTCCTGCGGTAAGCGGTGTAGATCCTGAAACGGGCCGGGAGGACCGGCGCCATGCGCGTGATGACGCGCCGTTTTCGGCACTGGCGTTTAAAATCATGGCCGATCCTTATGTGGGGAAGTTAACCTTTTTCAGGGTCTATTCGGGTGTCGTCAAATCGGGTTCCTATATTTATAATTCCACCAAGAGAAAACGGGAACGCGTCGGTAGGTTGCTTCAGATGCATGCCAACCACCGCGAGGAGATCGCCGAGGTTTATGCCGGGGATATAGCCGGTGCGGTCGGTCTTAAATTTACCACGACCGGTGACACCCTGTGCGACGAAGGGAATCCGATCGTACTTGAAGCCATGGAATTTCCGGAACCGGTGATTTCAGTGGCTATAGAGCCCAAGACGAAAGTGGACCAGGATAAAATGGGGCAGGCTTTGGCCCGTCTTGCGGAAGAGGATCCAACCTTTCGTGTGCATGTTGACCCGGAAACCGGACAAACGCTGATTTCCGGGATGGGAGAACTTCATCTTGAGATAATCGTAGACCGGTTGCTGCGGGAGTTCAAGGTGGGAGCCAACGTGGGCAAACCACAGGTGGCTTACCGTGAGACGATCACCATACGGGCAAAGGCGACGGGCAAGTTTATCCGTCAGAGCGGCGGACGGGGACAGTACGGTCATGTTGTTATAGAAATAGAACCTCGAAAACCGGGGGAAGGCTTTATATTTTTAAACAAAATTGTTGGTGGCACGGTTCCCAAGGAGTATATTCCGGCTGTTGAGGCAGGAGTCCGGGAAGCGTTGGAAAGCGGGGTGCTGGCGGGCTACCCGGTAATTGACGTAGGTGTTACACTGTTGGACGGCTCTTATCATGAAGTCGATTCCTCTGAAATGGCGTTTAAAATCGCCGGGTCGATGGCTTCAAGGGAGGCGTTGACCCGAGCGGCGTCGGTTCTGCTGGAACCCATGATGAAGATCGAGGTCATTGCGTCTGAGGAGTATACGGGCGACGTAATCGGCGATCTTAACAGCAGGCGAGCGCATATCGAGGATATCGAGGTGAGGGGCAGCGGCAGGGTTATTCGTGCTTACGTGCCGCTTGCGGAGATGTTCGGATATGCAACCTCACTCCGCTCACAGACACAGGGGAGAGGAACCTACACCATGCAGTTTGATCATTATTCCGAAGTACCGCGGAACATCACGGAAAAGATTATCCAAAAATATCGGATGTAA
- a CDS encoding GTP-binding protein, whose product MAKQKFVRTKPHVNIGTIGHVDHGKTTLTAAITLVLSQK is encoded by the coding sequence ATGGCAAAGCAGAAATTTGTTCGGACGAAGCCGCACGTAAACATCGGGACGATCGGGCACGTAGACCACGGCAAGACGACGCTGACCGCGGCGATAACCCTGGTGCTGTCCCAGAAGG
- the rpsG gene encoding 30S ribosomal protein S7 — protein sequence MPRKGPVPRREVLPDPVYQSRLLTKLVNQIMQQGKRSIAEQICYGAFDIIKEKTGKNPVEVFDQAMRNVMPVLEVRARRVGGANYQVPVEVRPARRQTLAIRWLTNFSRQRAGKTMEEKLAAEIMDAAQGVGSTFKKKEDTHRMAEANKAFAHYRW from the coding sequence ATTGCCGGATCCGGTATATCAAAGCCGTTTACTGACAAAACTTGTCAACCAGATTATGCAGCAGGGGAAGAGAAGCATTGCCGAGCAAATATGTTATGGCGCTTTTGACATTATTAAAGAAAAGACTGGCAAAAATCCGGTTGAGGTTTTCGACCAGGCGATGAGAAACGTTATGCCGGTTCTGGAAGTAAGAGCGCGGCGGGTAGGCGGCGCCAACTATCAGGTGCCGGTTGAGGTGCGCCCCGCAAGGAGGCAGACCTTGGCCATCCGCTGGCTCACCAATTTTTCCAGGCAGCGCGCGGGTAAGACCATGGAAGAAAAGTTAGCGGCGGAAATAATGGACGCCGCTCAGGGTGTCGGCAGCACGTTTAAAAAGAAGGAAGACACCCACAGGATGGCCGAAGCAAACAAGGCTTTTGCACACTACCGCTGGTAA